A DNA window from Arachis duranensis cultivar V14167 chromosome 3, aradu.V14167.gnm2.J7QH, whole genome shotgun sequence contains the following coding sequences:
- the LOC107480476 gene encoding LOW QUALITY PROTEIN: KH domain-containing protein HEN4 (The sequence of the model RefSeq protein was modified relative to this genomic sequence to represent the inferred CDS: inserted 1 base in 1 codon) yields the protein MATCYPSPSPKRHSIAPMADPNSNPKPSYSNGPYRAPKSKPTPPPRHATFRILCHASRIGGIIGKSGNVIKALQQATGAKIRVEDAPQESPDRVIFVVAPVSSSAGGNGGDGDSVDGSEEVSQAQEALVKVFERILDVAAEGDSSCLDDERVVSCRLLAEAAQVGSVIGKGGKVVEKIRRDTGCKIRVLNDRLPACAAPSDEIVEVEGCASSVKKALLAVSRRLQDSPSVDKTMKTMGSRPYEVVQHGASGVLHETSTDLRQRTSALSNXVRRLLMFRILCSDDRVGAVIGKGGSIVRALQSDTGANINIFPPFPDCEDRLITITAMENPETRYSPAQKAVVLVFSKSVEGIVEKGLDLGFKKELSVTARLVVPSNQVGCLIGKGGAIVSEMRKATGTSIRIIGGNQVPKCVSDNDVVQISGEFSNVKDALHNVTSRLRDNLFVSVRNSAGGRNLSSVPAETNPYGRPRDHIPLGGPPVLGVPHSLGTHSLSQSLDHLSLNPNLDHPSPGSWPQQRVAGINSRGTNDVVKGLTSRKGGLEHGSGSKATMVTKRTVEIPVPDDVFGSVYGENGSNLDQLRQISGAKVTVQEPRHSTRDRTVVISGTLDETRAAESLLQAFILNGSPS from the exons ATGGCAACGTGCTATCCGTCTCCATCACCAAAACGACATAGTATCGCTCCGATGGCCGACCCCAATTCCAATCCGAAACCTAGCTACTCTAACGGCCCTTACAGAGCCCCCAAGTCCAAGCCTACACCGCCTCCCCGCCACGCCACCTTCCGTATCCTCTGCCACGCGTCACGCATCGGCGGCATCATTGGTAAGTCCGGCAACGTCATCAAGGCGCTCCAGCAGGCCACCGGCGCCAAGATCCGGGTCGAAGACGCCCCGCAAGAGTCCCCCGACCGGGTCATATTCGTGGTGGCGCCAGTCTCTTCCTCCGCCGGCGGAAATGGCGGTGACGGCGATTCTGTAGACGGTTCGGAGGAGGTCTCGCAGGCGCAGGAGGCGCTGGTGAAGGTGTTCGAGAGGATACTTGACGTCGCAGCCGAGGGTGATAGCTCGTGTTTGGACGACGAGAGGGTTGTGTCGTGCCGTCTTCTGGCGGAGGCGGCGCAGGTGGGGTCCGTGATCGGGAAGGGTGGGAAGGTGGTGGAGAAGATCAGGAGGGACACCGGATGCAAGATTAGGGTTTTGAACGACCGTTTGCCGGCGTGCGCTGCGCCCTCCGATGAGATTGTTGAG GTAGAAGGCTGTGCCTCATCCGTAAAGAAGGCCCTTCTCGCAGTCTCTCGTCGGCTTCAAGATTCTCCCTCAGTCGATAAAACAATGAAGACGATGGGAAGCAGACCTTATGAAGTAGTTCAGCATGGAGCTTCCGGAGTTCTGCATGAGACTTCGACTGATCTGCGGCAAAGGACATCGGCATTATCGA TTGTCAGGAGGCTCTTGATGTTTAGAATTCTTTGTTCGGATGACAGGGTTGGTGCTGTGATTGGAAAAGGTGGCAGTATTGTAAGAGCTCTTCAGAGTGATACAGGAGccaatataaatatttttcctCCGTTCCCTGATTGCGAGGATAGATTAATTACTATTACTGCTATGGAG AATCCTGAAACGAGATATTCCCCAGCACAGAAGGCTGTTGTGCTTGTTTTCTCCAAGTCGGTAGAAGGCATTGTTGAGAAAGGGCTAGACTTGGGATTTAAAAAGGAGTTGTCTGTTACTGCACGTCTTGTAGTCCCATCAAACCAAGTGGGCTGTTTGATAGGGAAAGGAGGAGCAATAGTATCAGAAATGCGGAAGGCAACAGGGACTAGCATAAGAATAATTGGTGGCAACCAAGTTCCAAAGTGTGTATCAGACAACGATGTTGTTCAG ATATCAGGAGAGTTTTCAAATGTTAAGGATGCATTACATAATGTAACTAGTCGACTGCGGGATAATCTTTTTGTTAGTGTGCGAAACAGTGCTGGAGGACGGAATCTTTCCTCTGTACCAGCTGAGACCAATCCCTATGGGAGACCGAGGGATCATATTCCTCTTGGAGGTCCACCAGTTCTTGGTGTTCCTCATAGTCTAGGTACACATTCTCTGTCCCAAAGCTTAGATCATctttcactgaatccaaatttAGATCATCCTTCACCAGGGTCCTGGCCACAACAG AGAGTGGCTGGAATAAATTCTAGAGGCACCAATGATGTTGTCAAGGGGTTGACTTCTCGAAAAGGTGGCTTAGAACATGGCAG TGGGAGTAAAGCCACCATGGTGACCAAGAGAACTGTGGAAATTCCGGTACCTGATGATGTTTTTGGCTCTGTATACGGGGAAAATGGGAGCAATTTGGATCAACTGAGACAG ATTTCAGGTGCTAAGGTTACTGTCCAGGAACCGCGTCACAGTACAAGGGACAGGACTGTCGTCATATCTGGTACGCTTGACGAAACTCGAGCAGCAGAAAGCCTTCTCCAAGCTTTTATTCTCAATGGGTCACCCTCATGA
- the LOC107480474 gene encoding dynamin-related protein 3A isoform X1, which translates to MAEDHHGVPFSPPSSSSSSSPAPLGSSVISLVNRLQDIFSRVGIQNTIELPQVAVVGSQSSGKSSVLEALVGRDFLPRGNDICTRRPLVLQLVQTKRHPDGTEEEFGEFLHLPGRRFHDFSQIRREIQAETDKEAGDNKGVSDKQIRLKIFSPNVLDITLVDLPGITKVPVGDQPSDIEARIRTMIMSYIKVPSCLILAVTPANSDLANSDALQMAGIADPDGNRTIGVITKLDIMDRGTDARNLLLGKVVPLRLGYVGVVNRCQEDILLNRSIKDALVAEEKFFRSRPVYSGLADSCGIPQLAKKLNQILAQHIKTVLPGLRARISTSLVALAKEHASYGDLTESKAGQGALLLNILSKYCDAFSSMVDGKNEEMSTSELSGGARIHYIFQSIFVNSLEEVDPCEDLSDDDIRTAIHNATGPRSALFVPEVPFEVLIKRQISRLLDPGIQCARFIYDELMKISHRCMVTELQRFPFLRKRIDEVIGNFLREGLAPSETMIAHLIEMEMDYINTSHPNFIGGSKALELAAQQMKNSRVSLSVAQVKDALDSDKGPASERNGKSRGMLPLPRQPNGVVIDPGNRVHSDVEKVIPSGNASGGGLGWRLPFVFGDGDNRPVVKENTASKQHTEPVHGMELSFSIIQLREPPPVLRPSESSSETEAMEITVTKLLLTSYYDIVRKNVEDLVPKAIMHFLVNNTKRELHNVFIQKLYREDLFEEMLQEPEEIAKKRKRCQELLRAFQQAFRDLDELPLEAETVERGYSLAESAGMPKIHGLPTSSMYSSGDYYSASPNNQKFKKSSHSGELRSSLDSNGSWGAYM; encoded by the exons ATGGCCGAAGACCATCACGGTGTTCCCTTTTCTCCTCCGTCGTCGTCCTCCTCGTCATCACCGGCTCCGCTTGGCTCGTCGGTGATATCACTGGTGAACAGGCTGCAGGATATTTTCTCGCGCGTTGGGATACAGAACACCATCGAGCTGCCGCAGGTGGCGGTGGTTGGGAGCCAAAGCAGCGGTAAGTCGAGCGTTCTAGAGGCGTTGGTCGGACGCGACTTCCTTCCCCGCGGCAACGACATCTGCACCCGGCGGCCCCTCGTTCTTCAGCTTGTCCAGACCAAACGCCATCCCGACGGCACCGAAGAGGAGTTTGGAGAGTTTCTCCACCTTCCTGGCAGGAGGTTCCATGATTTCTCACAGATTCGCAGGGAGATTCag GCTGAAACCGATAAAGAAGCAGGAGATAATAAAGGAGTCTCAGATAAGCAGATTCGTCTAAAGATTTTTTCTCCAAATGTTCTGGATATCACACTTGTTGATCTTCCAGGCATAACAAAGGTTCCTGTTGGTGACCAGCCATCTGATATCGAAGCCCGAATCAGAACGATGATCATGTCATATATCAAAGTTCCCTCCTGTCTCATTCTAGCTGTCACACCAGCTAATTCGGATTTGGCTAATTCAGATGCTCTTCAGATGGCAGGAATTGCTGATCCGGATG GAAATAGAACGATTGGTGTAATCACAAAG TTAGATATCATGGACAGGGGTACTGATGCCCGGAATCTGTTACTAGGAAAAGTTGTTCCTCTTCGACTTGGTTATGTGGGTGTTGTAAATCGTTGTCAGGAG GATATTCTCTTGAATCGAAGTATAAAGGATGCTCTTGTTGCTGAAGAGAAGTTTTTCCGCAGTCGTCCT GTATACAGTGGTCTAGCAGACAGCTGTGGAATTCCTCAATTGGCAAAGAAATTGAACCAG ATTCTTGCACAGCATATAAAGACTGTTTTACCAGGTCTGAGAGCTCGTATAAGCACTTCGTTGGTTGCACTTGCCAAAGAGCATGCAAGCTATGGAGATCTCACAGAGTCCAAG GCTGGTCAGGGTGCTCTTCTCCTGAACATCCTTTCAAAATATTGTGATG CATTTTCCTCCATGGTGGACGGGAAGAACGAAGAGATGTCCACTTCCGAGCTATCTGGTGGGGCAAGGATTCACTATATTTTCCAATCCATCTTTGTGAATAGTTTAGAG GAGGTGGATCCATGTGAAGATCTGTCTGATGATGATATTCGTACTGCCATACACAATGCAACTGGACCTAGATCGGCATTGTTTGTTCCAGAA GTCCCATTTGAAGTCCTCATAAAAAGGCAAATATCTCGTCTATTGGATCCAGGCATTCAGTGTGCCAGGTTTATATATGATGAATTAATGAAG ATCAGCCACCGCTGTATGGTCACTGAACTGCAGCGGTTTCCTTTCCTGAGAAAGCGCATTGATGAAGTTATTGGGAACTTCTTAAGAGAAGGACTTGCTCCCTCAGAGACAATGATTGCACATCTGATAGAAATGGAG ATGGATTACATAAACACTTCCCACCCAAATTTTATTGGTGGAAGTAAGGCATTAGAACTTGCAGCGCAACAGATGAAGAATTCTAGAGTTTCTCTGTCAGTTGCTCAAGTGAAG GATGCTCTGGACTCTGATAAGGGACCAGCATCCGAAAGAAATGGGAAGTCACGAGGTATGCTTCCTCTTCCACGACAACCTAATGGAGTTGTGATTGATCCG GGCAACCGTGTTCATTCAGATGTTGAAAAAGTGATACCTTCCG GAAACGCTAGTGGTGGTGGATTGGGTTGGAGGCTCCCATTCGTGTTTGGTGATGGTGACAATCGTCCAGTTGTGAAGGAGAATACAGCTAGTAAGCAACATACTGAACCAGTTCATGGTATGGAGCTATCATTCTCCATCATTCAATTGAGAGAG CCCCCTCCTGTCTTGAGGCCATCTGAGAGCAGTTCGGAGACAGAAGCTATGGAAATCACAGTAACAAAGTTGCTTTTGACATCATACTATGACATTGTCAGGAAAAATGTCGAGGATCTTGTTCCTAAAGCAATTATGCACTTCTTG GTAAATAATACCAAGAGAGAGCTACACAATGTGTTCATTCAAAAGCTGTACAG AGAGGATCTGTTTGAAGAGATGTTGCAAGAACCTGAGGAGATtgccaagaaaagaaaacgatgCCAAGAGCTTCTCCGTGCCTTTCAACAGGCTTTTAGG GACTTGGACGAACTACCACTTGAAGCCGAAACAGTAGAAAGAGGATACAGTTTGGCTGAATCAGCTGGCATGCCTAAAATTCATGGACTGCCAACTTCATCAATGTATAGTTCCGGGGATTACTATTCAGCTTCTCCCAATAACCAGAAGTTTAAGAAATCTTCACATTCTGGGGAACTTAGATCAAGTTTAGATTCAAATGGAAGTTGGGGAGCATATATGTAA
- the LOC107480453 gene encoding costars family protein: MNVEEEVQRLREEIKKLGQVQTDGSYKVTFGTLFNDDQCANIFEALVGTLRAAKKRKVVSYDGELLLQGVHDNVVITLNPTP, from the exons ATGAATGTAGAAGAAGAGGTTCAACGCCTCAGAGAAGAGATCAAGAAGCTCGGTCAGGTCCAAACAGATGGTTCTTACAAG GTTACATTTGGAACACTATTTAACGATGATCAATGCGCAAATATATTTGAAGCACTTGTGGGAACGCTAAGGGCAGCCAAAAAACGGAAAGTGGTATCATATGACGGAGAGTTACTCCTGCAAGGAGTCCATGATAATGTGGTGATCACTCTTAATCCTACCCCTTAA
- the LOC107480474 gene encoding dynamin-related protein 3A isoform X2, producing MAEDHHGVPFSPPSSSSSSSPAPLGSSVISLVNRLQDIFSRVGIQNTIELPQVAVVGSQSSGKSSVLEALVGRDFLPRGNDICTRRPLVLQLVQTKRHPDGTEEEFGEFLHLPGRRFHDFSQIRREIQAETDKEAGDNKGVSDKQIRLKIFSPNVLDITLVDLPGITKVPVGDQPSDIEARIRTMIMSYIKVPSCLILAVTPANSDLANSDALQMAGIADPDGNRTIGVITKLDIMDRGTDARNLLLGKVVPLRLGYVGVVNRCQEDILLNRSIKDALVAEEKFFRSRPVYSGLADSCGIPQLAKKLNQILAQHIKTVLPGLRARISTSLVALAKEHASYGDLTESKAGQGALLLNILSKYCDAFSSMVDGKNEEMSTSELSGGARIHYIFQSIFVNSLEEVDPCEDLSDDDIRTAIHNATGPRSALFVPEVPFEVLIKRQISRLLDPGIQCARFIYDELMKISHRCMVTELQRFPFLRKRIDEVIGNFLREGLAPSETMIAHLIEMEMDYINTSHPNFIGGSKALELAAQQMKNSRVSLSVAQVKDALDSDKGPASERNGKSRGNASGGGLGWRLPFVFGDGDNRPVVKENTASKQHTEPVHGMELSFSIIQLREPPPVLRPSESSSETEAMEITVTKLLLTSYYDIVRKNVEDLVPKAIMHFLVNNTKRELHNVFIQKLYREDLFEEMLQEPEEIAKKRKRCQELLRAFQQAFRDLDELPLEAETVERGYSLAESAGMPKIHGLPTSSMYSSGDYYSASPNNQKFKKSSHSGELRSSLDSNGSWGAYM from the exons ATGGCCGAAGACCATCACGGTGTTCCCTTTTCTCCTCCGTCGTCGTCCTCCTCGTCATCACCGGCTCCGCTTGGCTCGTCGGTGATATCACTGGTGAACAGGCTGCAGGATATTTTCTCGCGCGTTGGGATACAGAACACCATCGAGCTGCCGCAGGTGGCGGTGGTTGGGAGCCAAAGCAGCGGTAAGTCGAGCGTTCTAGAGGCGTTGGTCGGACGCGACTTCCTTCCCCGCGGCAACGACATCTGCACCCGGCGGCCCCTCGTTCTTCAGCTTGTCCAGACCAAACGCCATCCCGACGGCACCGAAGAGGAGTTTGGAGAGTTTCTCCACCTTCCTGGCAGGAGGTTCCATGATTTCTCACAGATTCGCAGGGAGATTCag GCTGAAACCGATAAAGAAGCAGGAGATAATAAAGGAGTCTCAGATAAGCAGATTCGTCTAAAGATTTTTTCTCCAAATGTTCTGGATATCACACTTGTTGATCTTCCAGGCATAACAAAGGTTCCTGTTGGTGACCAGCCATCTGATATCGAAGCCCGAATCAGAACGATGATCATGTCATATATCAAAGTTCCCTCCTGTCTCATTCTAGCTGTCACACCAGCTAATTCGGATTTGGCTAATTCAGATGCTCTTCAGATGGCAGGAATTGCTGATCCGGATG GAAATAGAACGATTGGTGTAATCACAAAG TTAGATATCATGGACAGGGGTACTGATGCCCGGAATCTGTTACTAGGAAAAGTTGTTCCTCTTCGACTTGGTTATGTGGGTGTTGTAAATCGTTGTCAGGAG GATATTCTCTTGAATCGAAGTATAAAGGATGCTCTTGTTGCTGAAGAGAAGTTTTTCCGCAGTCGTCCT GTATACAGTGGTCTAGCAGACAGCTGTGGAATTCCTCAATTGGCAAAGAAATTGAACCAG ATTCTTGCACAGCATATAAAGACTGTTTTACCAGGTCTGAGAGCTCGTATAAGCACTTCGTTGGTTGCACTTGCCAAAGAGCATGCAAGCTATGGAGATCTCACAGAGTCCAAG GCTGGTCAGGGTGCTCTTCTCCTGAACATCCTTTCAAAATATTGTGATG CATTTTCCTCCATGGTGGACGGGAAGAACGAAGAGATGTCCACTTCCGAGCTATCTGGTGGGGCAAGGATTCACTATATTTTCCAATCCATCTTTGTGAATAGTTTAGAG GAGGTGGATCCATGTGAAGATCTGTCTGATGATGATATTCGTACTGCCATACACAATGCAACTGGACCTAGATCGGCATTGTTTGTTCCAGAA GTCCCATTTGAAGTCCTCATAAAAAGGCAAATATCTCGTCTATTGGATCCAGGCATTCAGTGTGCCAGGTTTATATATGATGAATTAATGAAG ATCAGCCACCGCTGTATGGTCACTGAACTGCAGCGGTTTCCTTTCCTGAGAAAGCGCATTGATGAAGTTATTGGGAACTTCTTAAGAGAAGGACTTGCTCCCTCAGAGACAATGATTGCACATCTGATAGAAATGGAG ATGGATTACATAAACACTTCCCACCCAAATTTTATTGGTGGAAGTAAGGCATTAGAACTTGCAGCGCAACAGATGAAGAATTCTAGAGTTTCTCTGTCAGTTGCTCAAGTGAAG GATGCTCTGGACTCTGATAAGGGACCAGCATCCGAAAGAAATGGGAAGTCACGAG GAAACGCTAGTGGTGGTGGATTGGGTTGGAGGCTCCCATTCGTGTTTGGTGATGGTGACAATCGTCCAGTTGTGAAGGAGAATACAGCTAGTAAGCAACATACTGAACCAGTTCATGGTATGGAGCTATCATTCTCCATCATTCAATTGAGAGAG CCCCCTCCTGTCTTGAGGCCATCTGAGAGCAGTTCGGAGACAGAAGCTATGGAAATCACAGTAACAAAGTTGCTTTTGACATCATACTATGACATTGTCAGGAAAAATGTCGAGGATCTTGTTCCTAAAGCAATTATGCACTTCTTG GTAAATAATACCAAGAGAGAGCTACACAATGTGTTCATTCAAAAGCTGTACAG AGAGGATCTGTTTGAAGAGATGTTGCAAGAACCTGAGGAGATtgccaagaaaagaaaacgatgCCAAGAGCTTCTCCGTGCCTTTCAACAGGCTTTTAGG GACTTGGACGAACTACCACTTGAAGCCGAAACAGTAGAAAGAGGATACAGTTTGGCTGAATCAGCTGGCATGCCTAAAATTCATGGACTGCCAACTTCATCAATGTATAGTTCCGGGGATTACTATTCAGCTTCTCCCAATAACCAGAAGTTTAAGAAATCTTCACATTCTGGGGAACTTAGATCAAGTTTAGATTCAAATGGAAGTTGGGGAGCATATATGTAA
- the LOC107480475 gene encoding fructose-1,6-bisphosphatase, chloroplastic, translating to MQSASTTLYQLPSLRGKFQTLLSKAQLFPVRSCFCRPRTRPSVSGSGMRSVIALSGSSSSSYAVDDGFVTLIEYVGKRGINVEDGLVVLLDHIQYACKRIATLVASPFNSSLGKQEGIGAASGSDRDAPKPLDIVSNEIILSSLQKSGKVAVMASEENDAPIWISDDGPYVVVTDPLDGSRNIDASIPTGTIFGIYKRLEELDDLPTEEKAMLNSLQSGSRLVAAGYVLYSSATILCTTFGSGTQTFTLDHSTGDFILTNPSIEIPRRGQIYSVNDARYFDWPEGLRRYIDTIRQGKGKYPKKYSARYICSLVADLHRTLMYGGVAMNPRDHLRLVYEANPLSFIVEQAGGRGSDGKNRILSLQPVKLHQRLPLFLGSLEDMEELESYDDVQQRVNPGYEV from the exons ATGCAGTCAGCATCAACAACCTTGTACCAACTTCCCAGTCTCCGGGGAAAGTTTCAAACTTTACTATCAAAAGCTCAACTTTTTCCAGTGAGGAGCTGTTTTTGCAGACCAAGAACAAGGCCTTCAGTTTCTGGGTCTGGGATGAGATCAGTAATTGCCTTaagtggttcttcttcttcttcgtatGCAGTTGATGATGGGTTTGTTACACTGATCGAATATGTGGGCAAAAGAGGAATAAATGTGGAAGATGGTTTGGTGGTGTTGCTCGATCACATACAATATGCTTGCAAGAGAATTGCAACTCTTGTGGCTTCTCCTTTCAATTCCAGCCTTGGCAAGCAAGAGGGTATTGGTGCTGCTTCTGGTTCAGATAGGGATGCTCCTAAGCCTCTTGATATTGTCTCG AATGAAATTATCTTGTCATCACTGCAAAAGTCTGGAAAAGTTGCTGTTATGGCTTCGGAAGAAAACGATGCACCAATTTGGATAAGTGACGATGGTCCATACGTGGTGGTAACAGATCCCCTTGATGGTTCACGAAACATTGATGCATCAATTCCAACTGGTACAATCTTTGGTATTTATAAGCGCCTTGAGGAACTAGATGATCTACCCACTGAGGAGAAAGCTATGCTGAATTCGCTCCAAAGTGGAAGTAGGCTGGTTGCTGCTGGATATGTTTTATATTCATCTGCAACTATACTGTGTACCACCTTTGGTTCCGGAACTCAGACATTCACTCTTGATCATTCAACAGGAGACTTTATCCTCACGAATCCAAGCATCGAAATTCCTCGCCGTG GGCAAATTTATTCGGTGAATGATGCTCGGTATTTTGATTGGCCTGAAGGATTAAGGCGGTATATAGACACAATTAGACAAGGAAAAGGTAAATATCCAAAGAAGTATTCAGCTAGGTATATATGTTCCCTGGTGGCTGATCTCCACCGAACTTTGATGTATGGGGGCGTGGCAATGAATCCGAGGGATCATCTCCGGCTTGTGTACGAAGCAAACCCTCTTAGTTTCATTGTAGAGCAGGCTGGTGGAAGAGGATCTGATGGCAAAAATAGAATTCTTTCCCTTCAACCAGTTAAATTGCACCAAAGGCTTCCTCTATTCTTGGGGAGTTTGGAGGATATGGAAGAGCTAGAAAGTTATGACGATGTTCAACAAAGAGTGAATCCAGGTTATGAGGTTTGA